From the Anaeromyxobacter dehalogenans 2CP-1 genome, the window ACCATGTTGCGCGGCGGTCGGGGTGGGGGAAGGGAAGCAAGCCTCGCATGGAACGCTTCATCCGGATCGGGGTGGTGACCGCCTGGCCGGAGGAGGACTGGCACAGCAAGCGCCTGCTCGCTGCGTGTGCCCGGCGGGGCGAGGCGGTGGTGATCGATCCGTCGGCGATGGCGGCCGGCGTGGGGGCGGAGGGCGTGGGCGTCTCGCTCGGCACCATGCGGATGGAGGAGGTCGATGCGTTCGTGCTCGCGCGCGGCCTCGGCCGGGAGGGCGACCCCGACGCGCAGTTCGAGATCTACCGCGCGATGGAGGGAGCCGGCGCGGTGGTGGTGAACCGGATCGAGCCGCTGCTCGCGGCCCAGGACAAGTTCCGCAGCTCGTGGCTCCTGGTCCGCGCCGGCGTGCCGACCCCGCCGGCGGCGGTGGCCCAGGCGCCGGTCGGCGCCGAGCACGCGCTGGAGCGGCTCGGCGAGTCCGTCGTGAAGCCACTGGCGGGCTCGCTCGGCGAGGGCGTGGAGCGCGTCCGCCCGGATCGGGCGGGGCGAGACCGCGTCCGGGAGCGGGCGGGAAGGGACGGCGCGGTGTACCTGCAGGCGTACGTCCCGCACCCGGGGCGAGACCTGCGCGTGTTCGTGGTCGGGGGCACGACTCGGGCCGCGATGGTGCGGCACGCGCCGCCGGGCGAGTGGCGCACCAACGTGGGCGGCGGCGGGCGCGTGGAGGCGGTGGAGTGCCCCGCCGCGGTGCGCGCGGTGGCGGAGGCGGCGGCGGCGGCGCTCGAGCTG encodes:
- a CDS encoding ATP-grasp domain-containing protein — encoded protein: MERFIRIGVVTAWPEEDWHSKRLLAACARRGEAVVIDPSAMAAGVGAEGVGVSLGTMRMEEVDAFVLARGLGREGDPDAQFEIYRAMEGAGAVVVNRIEPLLAAQDKFRSSWLLVRAGVPTPPAAVAQAPVGAEHALERLGESVVKPLAGSLGEGVERVRPDRAGRDRVRERAGRDGAVYLQAYVPHPGRDLRVFVVGGTTRAAMVRHAPPGEWRTNVGGGGRVEAVECPAAVRAVAEAAAAALELDYAGVDLVLGDEGPTVIEVNGNPSWQGILEATGLDMAEAIAEHVLARALRRRKTSDHIVRERTGATHG